ggcacatagtaagcgcttaacaaataccaacattattatggatcggagatgactcaatagcaaaagacaagacaagggtaGGCTTAGAAGTGGTACTAGTGATATATAACCCTAAAAATGCTgatttcatatttatttatccCCTGCAGAATCAGATGGAGCATGAACAACCTTCACTGATGTTCTGTTCCAGTGTTTTATCACTCAGATAGTCAAGGCGTTCTTTCTGAAACTAAATTCTCTCCCTCCTTAATTCAAGCCCATTACTTTTGTTTGGTCCTTTAGGCACATGGAGAAACACTGGTTCACATTCTTGGCATAAATTATCTCCTGCATTTAAGGACTGATATTAAGTTTAGTCTTCAGACCAAGTCCTGATTCTTTTAACTTTTCTTCATAAAGCttattttccatccctttaatcATTTTAGTAATTCTTCTCTGGGGATCTTTCCTGTTTCTACAAATAATTTTTAAAGTACCATGACCAAAACTGTGCATAATATTTTAATTAAGCCAATGGGAACCCTTATGAATCATATTTCCATTAATACATCCCAGTATCTCACTAGCTCTAAATGATCACACATTATGCCTTCCCCACACCCAGATAATTTTCTGTAGTATTTGGGTCTAGTGACTCTTTCCTCATCCTGAATCTGTGAGGAATCTTATTTTGCTATTTTGCAGTTTCTCCCAGATGTCCCCGGGGAGAGGTTGGGAATTCAGAGATGAAATTTAGTTTGAGGAATGAGAATTTCTGTTAATAATCCATCAGCCAGGACACATTTATGGGTGGAGTTGAGAATGTAGGGTTGGGGAAAGAGTGTGTAATGACTCCCCGCAAAATTCAAATGCACTGGGGTGAGAGCCTTGGACCCAAGGAAGGCCATGTAgcttagaagaaagagcagggggctagaaataaggagacccgagttctaatccaaggTCTGCCACTGTCAAGTAATTTAACATTCTGGATCCTcaatttcattatctgtaaaatgaggttaaaatgTCTTCTTTCCAAACCTCTCAGATTGAAAATACAGTGTGGGACCTggtctgtgtcctatctgatcatCTTATGTCTAATTCCAGAATGTagtatagaataagtgcttaataaatacatcttACATCCATATATCACCTAGGGGCACAACTCCCAGGTGAGCCAGATCATCTTCCTCCTGACTAGGCCTCAGAGAAAATTATGTGTGGGCTGAAAGATGCTCTTTTCTCCTTCAAGTCCAGGGAAAACCTGTCCTTAGCATAGAGGAAAAATCTATCTCAATAATATGTGTATGGGTTTCTAAAAAAGACACTGGATATAAAACACTAGAAAAccacagatataaaaatataagCACTCacgacagtgcttgatacatagtaaccacttaactatatatatgtgtgtgtgtttgtgtacatatatgtaagcCATGCCATTAATGGGTCATCACAGTGGCCACCCAGCCAAGATTCCATCTTCAAAAATGGCAGCTGGCTGctttcagtcggtcaatcagtggcatttattgagtgcacttagtgtgcagagcactgtactaaacacttggaaaagtacaatagaaggtaAACATAATCCTTgctctcagtgagtttacaacaggggagatggacattaaaatgaattataggtaagggaagcCCTAgagttaaggatatgtacataagtactataagGGTGGAGGTATCGATAGCTATCTAAGTCCTTAGTGGGTATGGGCTGAAGTTCATACATTAcatagaagggaagggaaagaacgtAGGGAGATGAAAagctcatcagggaaggcttccaaaaAGAGATATATTGTAACCCCTGAGCTGACGGCAAAACTGAACCCCAGAATGGGGGTCCCCCCACCACCATACACACACCGGGTTGGCCACCCcacatccctctgcctcctgccaacTCCCTCCACATGGGGAGGGacaaaaggagagaagaaggaaaggggaagggaaaaagaaacagtGGCAGTCTAGGAATTAGGAAACTGGATGATGGTTGCCATTCCATTCATCCACGATGCTCTTCATACTATGAAGATAGAAAACAACTATTGGGCCCTTAGCAGGTGGAATGAGTGGAAAACCCATTTCCCCTGCCATCACCTCCTAGGGGGCTAAACGTTAAAGGGCATGTCTGACCGAAAATCAAGGACCCCCAAATGAACAGGACCAAAGGTAATGTTTTCTAGCTCTTGGCCTTTTCCCCAAAATGGGAAAAGCACATAAGGAAAACTTGAGAAGTATTCAAACACCCTGGGCATTCttgagttcattttttttttatttgtttgagtCCATCCTAAGTTGGATTcctttctttgtttttcctcttacAATTGTGTCCCGGAAAGGATTGCTTCATGcagtctcttttcccctcctaatAGCTAGATCAAATGGTTCTCTAGCTTTTCAGGGTTCTCTTGCTTCACAGGAGAAAGTCTGCCTAGGGAggaccaggaaggggaggagcaggaggcagtGTGCAAAATCTGGAAATCTGTGGGAGTATatgttgggggggggcagggatggggcaagGGGTCAGGTCAGGGTTACCTGACCCTTCTGGGAAGCCCGGTGATCAATTACTGTGACTCCAGTGGCTGGAGTGAGGTGCTGCAGACAAACGTGTTCCCAGAGCTCATAAAGGAGCAAGAGAAGGCTGAGAGGGCAGCAGTCCCTGGCTCTGCAGCACAGGCAATAGGAGGGCAGAGCACGCGGGACACGATGAGGTTGTCCTTGCATTTCCAGGGGTTGGTGTATGCCTCACTCCTGCTCTTTTCACCATGCCTGGCGGTAAGTGTATCTCTTCAACCaagttttcaaaaatgaaagagCAGGAACATAGGATGCAACTACTgaaattattgttatttctttCCCCCAGTATTTGGCTACCAAAGACAACTGCTGCATCTTAGATGAACGATTTGTAAGTAACACTGTGCTTCCTGTTCCCAGTTGGAAGCAGAGAGGGGTCTGATTTTAACAAAATACTGCTGCATGTCTTATTTGGGAATATAATCATCGGGTTTATTTAGGTGGGATTTTGTTCATGAGTGTAGACTGGTTTCAACCATGATTTAACTACCGCACACTGTAAGTGTCTTCTTTGTTACATATGGTAAAGATTTTAGCATATCTTGGTAAACAGAAAAGTAGCTAGAAATACCGATTTTATGGTTTCCTTGCAGGGTAGCTATTGCCCCACTACCTGTGGTATTGCAGACTTCCTGAATACATaccacactggggtagacaaggaaCTGCAGATATTGGAAGATATCTTAAGGAAGGTTGCTAACAGCACAGCAGAAGCAAAGCTACTTATCCAAGAGATCCAAATTGGCGGCCCCGACAGATCAAGAGAACCACGTAAGACCATAAGCAATTGTGAAATTGGAGAATAGATGgaaggaaatgaatgaatgtttcctttagtgttttcattttttaaaatatatcatCTTGTTCTGCAGAAAATCGCCAGGGTGTTACTTTAAAGTCCAGAAAAATGATAGATGAAATTCAGAAATATGAGAAGATAATATTGGATAATGAGGCTTCAATTAGGTAAGTGTTCGTGTTTATATTTGTTGTGTGGCAAGGCAGAGTCAAATTTTATTAACTTTAGAGAAACAATCTTTTCAAGGTCTTTTTTTACTATTGCTAAATTACATTGGTAAACGAGTCTGCCTATCTCCAACCTACCTTGGGTATAGTATTAATACAATTGGAAATTTTTATCTTTTAATGACATCTTGTATTATTAAAATACATATTAAGGTAGCAGAAAGAGctcagagctgggaatcagaggatctgtttTTCAATCTCAGCctcccatttgtctactgtgtgacccagaAAATGGGAATCTGCAGATTCAAGATGGCCACTTACATGAGACAGCACACAAGAGAGCATCAAAAATTCTGCAGTATCTGTGAtttgtatacacaagtgctggttTATCTCCCTAGCAACTATAGGCATTATAGATTGggggatttttgttttttctatCTTTTCTTGATATCACCTGAGGGTGCTGAGAGTGTAGTGGGGCGTGAATTTTTGCTAATTTTGCCCTAATGGCATGAATAAAAAAGCTAAGGTAGAAAATGGGAAAGTTTCAGTAGAATTCAATTCTGCAGGGGAACTAGCCTCCTCACATTCTTTAGGTTGACAATCCCTGGATTGAGTAGTTTGTTCCTGACTGCCTGAAGGGCCGGGAATGGTTAGTGAAAGAAGAGGGTAAACTGATAGACATAAGTTATTCATTGAACATTTCTTGCTCCCTTGGTTATTTAGCAGGAATACACATTGTGCAAGAATATTGATTATGTTGATAGTCATCACCAGGCATCCTTTGCTGCCTAAGTGGATATGATGTGACCACATACTTTGAATAAAGGCACTTAAAGACAATTAGCCCCTGCTGTTGGGGGGTTGCCTTTACCTCTTTCATTACAGAGGAGAAGTCGAACTCTTAATAtagatactgttgactgatttcaTTTGAAGCCTAGAAttttggtccattcattcattcaattgtatttattgagcacctgttgtgtacagagcactgtactaccccaGCCCAGTTGTTTAACTTTAAAGATTATAAATGTGACCTATAAATTAAAAACTCTTTTTGAAAAACAAAGGACCTACATACTTCAGAATAAAATCCCCAACTTGTCTTATTTTCCTATTTGTAGTGATTTGCAGAATATCTTCCTGTCAAACAGTAAAAAGATTCTTTATTTGAAAGAAAAGGTAGTCCAGCtggaagcaaaatgtcaggaGCCCTGTCAAGATACCGTGACAATAAGTGATAAAACTGGAAGAGGTAGGTGAATATTAGTATCAAGGAAGACACTGCCAACCACATTTGGGTCTATAAAGCCAATGATAGGTGGAAGGTCAAGTAATTTTCCAGAAATGAAACAAATCCTGAATCTGGACAGAGTGATGCTATGGTTTGAAAGACAAAACAGTGTTTAACATGAAGTAAAAACACTGTTACCACTATAGCTGATTAGTTACTTCAGCTTATTAAGGGCAAAGAACTTTTACTTTAGGCACTGGGCATAGTCCAGCCTGGGAAatcaattgaggaaggcctcatcGAGaatatgtgattttagaagagctctGAGGATGGGAAAAGCAGTAGTGtgttagatgtgaagggggagggagtttgcaGCAGGAAGGGAGATTGGAGGAAGAtattgagagggagagacaagaatgaacaGGTCATCTTGAGAGGAATAACAAGTGTAAGCTGGGTGCAATGAAAGAAGagggtggataagtaggaggcagagagatggttTAAGGCCTTAACCAGTGCCTTAACTTATACAATAGTCAGCAGTTTTTGCTtgatgggaaaggggatgagcaGCAATTGATCATTAGTAAAGAGAGACGGGAACAGAACAATGTTTTAGGAAAATAGTTCATATAACAGAGTGGACTATaaaatggaaagaggagaaacaggagggagggatgatctgtgaggaggctgaagtAGTAGTCCAACCAGGATATGACAATTCCATGGATCAGCACGATGGcctcttggatggagaggaagagtctGATTCAAAGCAAGATGTACTATCAGAATTGAGTTAAAATATTAACATCATTTGGTTTCTCTACAGATTGTCAAGACATAGCAAACAAGGGTGTCAGAGAAAGTGGTCTTTACTTTATCAAACCCCTTAAAGCTAAACAACAATTCTTAGTCTACTGTGAGATTGACTCATCTGGCAATGGTTGGACAGTGCTGCAGAAGGTATGTTtctaattaatattattttaaataaCCATGTTATATATGCACTGTGAATTGGTAAAATGGATCCATGTCTATGAGGCAACAGATTCTCCCAGTGGTTAAATCATAAACTGGGAATAAGCTTCACATAGCAGAGTTTCCAGTCAGAAGGATCATATGAAGGGAGTGTCCATCTGATCAGAAACCATCTGATCAGAAACCATCTGTGACAAGCATGAGAGGATCTCCCTATAATCAGAAACAGTCTCCCATTTTCTCATGAAAGAGAGAAAGCTTTGATCCAATCTTTTGATTGGTGACATTGAAATTTGACCATTAGTTGTCTTATTATCACCAACTTCTAGCAGTCATGGAGGGACTTTTTAAATTCTCTATTCTAAATAGGTGGTTCCCTTAAAAATCTTTTTAAACGAAGCAGTGAtgacatttaatttttttaaatttactatCCCAGCTAACATTCTGgttagctcctggtgggcaggaaatgtatctaccattctgcactcactaagtgcttaataaacatccaTTACTGCTTTCTCAACTCTTAGGTACCCATTTCTAAATTCACATAGTTTTTatgtttttcatattttttcaCTTTTAATTTGTGTGCTTTTGATTTATAATTGTATCTCTCAAACGTTTTGTCCCACTGCCATTgaactgtaagctgcttgagtgAATGGGGCCTTGTTTTGTCTTTGTCCTATAATTCCCCTCAGGACCCTGTATAGTGGGTTGGACACTGTAGAttttcagtaaatactgatgatgatgggtgAGATGATGAACAGtgagtctctttccctctttggTAAATGTGATATTAGAGACTTGATGGGAGCTTGGACTTCAAAAAAAATTGGATTCAGTATAAAGAAGGATTTGGACATCTGTCACCGACTGGTACAACTGAATTTTGGCTCGGAAATGAAAAGATTCACTTGATAAGTACTCAATCTTCATTTCCGTATGCATTAAGAATACAACTGGAAGACTGGAATGGCAGAACGAGGTATGTTTTAAGGAGATTCCTAAAGAAAAGACTTCACTAACCATGTGTCTCTGAGCAGTATGGTAACATTtcaacctcaataataataagaataacaataataataatagtgcttgttaagcacttactttgtgtcaaacactgttctaagcacagggctacctcaaaaagctaatcaggttggcatagtccctgtcccacttggggctcacagtcttaatccccattttacagatgaggtaacagaggcacagagaagttaagtgacttgcccaaggtcacacagcagctgagtggcggagctgggattagaacctagatcctgaaGAAAACAAACTAAGGGAAAAAGAGTCCCCTGTCCCTtactcccccttcccctgacccccagtcctTCCCTCTGGTGGTTGATACAGTTCAGGAGCAGCGCTGAGGATGTGGGCTGGCCCAGTACTGACTTGAGGGTGATTGAGTTGGTCTTGAATCCCCTTCGGCTACTAAAGGGGGGCCAAAATGGGCTCAAATTCCCTTGAGTGGTCCAATCATCATGCTTGAGGATAGACAATCCAGGATCCAAAGGAGCTACCCTGTGTccacccacctagactgtgaaacTCGTTCAGGAtagtgactatgtccaaactgagacGCTTGCATCaaacccagtgctaagaacagtgcttggcacatagtaagtgcttaacagtaacaattattaataataataataatttatccaGTTAAATTAAAATGGAGTAAAACTTTCAGGAGCCTGCATTACCATGGAAGAAATCAGTTATTTCAGACTAGGTGTCTTAATCATTTTCTACTGCTAAGTGGggcctaataatataataataatgctatttgttaagcacttactatgtgccaagcactgttctaagtgctggggtagacacaaggtaatcaggttgtcccacttggggctcgcagtcttaatccccgttttacagctgaggtaactgagacacagagaagataagtgactggcccaaaatcacacagctgataagtggtggatccaggattagaacccatgacctctgactcccaagcccgtgctctttccactaagctacgctacaTCTGTTATTCTCCTTTCCAGAAGGAGAATCAAGCATATTTCCTTAAAATTTCTGCCTTGCATCTTCATAGGAGGAGCTAGTGTATTGGCATTGCTCCTTCTCATTTGAGGAAAGTGCAAAAGGAGTCCTTCCCTGTTTAAATCTACTGATGCATAAGTCCTTAAACTGGATCAAAACCCCATATTTGTTTGGCTAAACATTGGAGGCAAGAAGGAAGCACTGATTACAGCACCATAACCATAATTAATCATCCCTGACTacgctttcatttcctcttttcccacttgcttctgcattgccatgatttgctccttttattactctcctccctcctcctgccacctagTCACttaacacttatgaacataatccgtaatttatttatttattttacttcctctctcccttatcggactgtaagcttgttgtgggcagggaatgtgtctgttatattgttgtgtcgtactcttcaagagcttagtacaatactctgctcacagtaaacgctcactaaatacaattgattgatctcaaCCTCTAGGAGTAAAATTAGCATCTTTCAAaacaatctcatctgtaaactggttcTAGAGGAGGCTGTGGAATACAGAGTTTTGATACAGTGACTCTGATTTTGTCCATAGCACTGCAGACTATGCCTCATTCAAGGTAGGACCGGAAACGGACAAATATAGATTGACCTATGTCCACTTCCTTGGCGGAGAAGCAGGAGATGCCTTTGATGGTTATGATTTTGGTGATCATGCAAGTGACAAGTTTTTCACATCCCACAATGGCATGCAATTCAGCACATgggataatgacaatgataagtTTGAAGGCAACTGTGCTGAACAGGATGGATCTGGCTGGTGGATGAACAAGTGTCATGCCGGTCaccttaatggaatttattacagAGGTACAGTGTTCCCTTGAATCTGGCTTATTTCAAATTCTATTCAAAAGGATGTTTTAAAACAAAGATGATGGCAAGCAATTAGGAAGCGTATtggtgtttctttttgtttgtatTCTATTTTAGGCCGGATGTATTAATACATAGCTGCCACTTCATACTCTCCATCTGATTCTCTTTTTATCTCATTATCCCGCTCCTTCCCTCTTTTGATCGCTAAGCCTCAAATGCTCAAAATGCCACTCTGGCTCACAGGTGGCTTGGAGTATTATCAGGTAGTAGAAAAGTTGATGCTGGATTTCTCTCCATATTGCTGTTGAGCAACCTGCCTATCTTTGGCCCCTCTCTCCCATTAGCTCCATTTATAAATTGTTTTGTCCATTAGAGCATAAAATATGGTGCTGTGAAGCTGGAAGTTTCCAAAATCTTCTAGAAGACTTTCAGACTGAAGAAATAGGAATCTTTAATGTCTTCTAAGATTAATTCTGAATGGGCCAGACTAAGGTCCAAGGATTTTTCCTGACCTGACATAgtaggaccaagtcagggtgacaaaaagTAGAAGCTGGTTAGGTTGGGATAGCTTCAGATGTTCCACCAGTGTCCCTGTGGCCTCCGCTTTTAGTCATTTTAAACTAGCCTGAGTCTAGTAACAGGCTTTTACCATGAAAGGAGTGAGCCTGGGCCAAAAGGGTGGTACTCTACCCAGGGGTTTCCCATAGTTGTG
The window above is part of the Ornithorhynchus anatinus isolate Pmale09 chromosome 12, mOrnAna1.pri.v4, whole genome shotgun sequence genome. Proteins encoded here:
- the FGG gene encoding fibrinogen gamma chain, whose product is MRLSLHFQGLVYASLLLFSPCLAYLATKDNCCILDERFGSYCPTTCGIADFLNTYHTGVDKELQILEDILRKVANSTAEAKLLIQEIQIGGPDRSREPQNRQGVTLKSRKMIDEIQKYEKIILDNEASISDLQNIFLSNSKKILYLKEKVVQLEAKCQEPCQDTVTISDKTGRDCQDIANKGVRESGLYFIKPLKAKQQFLVYCEIDSSGNGWTVLQKRLDGSLDFKKNWIQYKEGFGHLSPTGTTEFWLGNEKIHLISTQSSFPYALRIQLEDWNGRTSTADYASFKVGPETDKYRLTYVHFLGGEAGDAFDGYDFGDHASDKFFTSHNGMQFSTWDNDNDKFEGNCAEQDGSGWWMNKCHAGHLNGIYYRGGTYSKESTPNGYDNGIIWATWKSRWYSMKKTTMKILPLNRLTILEGQQHHLGGSKQVGDA